The Pseudomonas sp. R4-35-07 genome contains a region encoding:
- a CDS encoding class I SAM-dependent methyltransferase, producing the protein MTSPAVEKNYLSKNYVEETRFGFWFLRSHTWQHHVLRVAINDLRSLFSEPLPVAPVLLDAGCGQGKSFNLLQQVFAPSRLIGLDADPHSLALSREEAARQGLAVELIASDCATLDVPDASVDIVFCHQTFHHLVEQHRALKEFYRVLKPGGYLLFAESTEAYIDTWVIRWLFRHPMHVQKSAEEYLQMLREQGFEFGARNVSYPYLWWSRSSDFGLLERWGLRKAPPVGQREETLVNCVARKPLEAASS; encoded by the coding sequence ATGACCAGCCCTGCCGTTGAAAAAAACTACCTGAGTAAGAACTACGTCGAAGAAACCCGGTTCGGCTTCTGGTTCCTGCGCAGCCACACCTGGCAGCACCATGTGTTGCGCGTAGCGATCAACGACCTGCGCAGCCTGTTCAGCGAACCGCTGCCGGTGGCGCCGGTGTTGCTCGACGCCGGCTGCGGCCAGGGCAAATCCTTCAATTTGCTGCAGCAGGTCTTTGCGCCCTCCCGCCTGATCGGCCTGGATGCCGACCCTCACAGCCTGGCCCTGAGCCGCGAAGAAGCCGCTCGCCAGGGCCTGGCCGTGGAGCTGATCGCCAGCGACTGCGCCACCCTCGACGTCCCCGACGCCAGCGTCGATATCGTGTTTTGCCACCAGACCTTCCACCACCTGGTCGAGCAACATCGCGCACTCAAGGAGTTTTATCGGGTACTCAAGCCGGGCGGCTATTTGCTGTTTGCCGAGTCCACCGAAGCCTATATCGACACCTGGGTAATCCGCTGGCTGTTCCGCCACCCAATGCACGTGCAGAAAAGCGCCGAAGAGTATCTGCAGATGCTGCGCGAGCAAGGTTTTGAATTCGGCGCGCGGAACGTCTCGTATCCCTATCTGTGGTGGAGCCGTTCCAGCGATTTCGGCCTGCTGGAACGCTGGGGCCTGCGCAAGGCGCCGCCGGTGGGCCAGCGTGAGGAAACCCTGGTCAACTGTGTGGCGCGCAAACCGTTAGAGGCCGCGAGCTCATGA